Within the Marinobacter qingdaonensis genome, the region TGGGGCAGTCCGGTCGACTATGCTTGAAAAGTAGACAGGGCCGGTTCCGCGCGCCGTTGTAAATAGGTAACCGCTTTGTAACGCAAGGTAAGCGAGCCGGTCGGAGGACGTGGTAGGGCGCTCCTGGCCGGCGCCGGAGAGCACCTCGGGAGAGAGCACCTTGGGAGAGCACCATGAATCAGCAGCATGATTACGCATCCCGCCGGGCCTGGATGGTTGAGAGCCAGATCCGCGGCCGGGGTATTGCCTCGCCGCTGGTGCTGACCGCCATGGCCCAGGTGCCCAGGGAGAGGTTTGTCCAGCCGGGCGACGTCGACCAGGCCTACGACGATGGGCCCTTGCCCATTGGCTGCGGCCAGACCATCTCCCAACCTTACATGGTGGCTCTGATGGCCCAGGCGCTGGATCTGGAGGGTGGGGAAGTGGTGCTGGATATCGGGACCGGCTCCGGGTACGCCGCCGCGGTGCTGGCGTCGATCGCGGCCCGGGTGTTCAGTATCGAGCGGATTCCCGAGTTGGCCGACGCCGCCGGGCGCCGGCTGGCGGAGCAGGGTTACAGCAATGTGGTGGTTCGGTGCGGCGATGGCACCCTGGGCTGGCCGGAACAGGCGCCGTTCGACGGCATTTGTGTGGCGGCCGGAGCGCCGGCGGTGCCGGCCCAGCTGCAGCAGCAACTGCGGATCGGCGGTCACCTGGTCATTCCCATCGGCAGCATGCACACCTTCCAGACCCTGCGCCGGATCACCCGGGTGTCAGAGACCGAATTTCACGGCCAGAACCTGGGGGACGTCCGGTT harbors:
- a CDS encoding protein-L-isoaspartate(D-aspartate) O-methyltransferase, producing the protein MNQQHDYASRRAWMVESQIRGRGIASPLVLTAMAQVPRERFVQPGDVDQAYDDGPLPIGCGQTISQPYMVALMAQALDLEGGEVVLDIGTGSGYAAAVLASIAARVFSIERIPELADAAGRRLAEQGYSNVVVRCGDGTLGWPEQAPFDGICVAAGAPAVPAQLQQQLRIGGHLVIPIGSMHTFQTLRRITRVSETEFHGQNLGDVRFVPLLGEQGWS